The following is a genomic window from Paenibacillus sp. FSL R5-0766.
AGAATCTACGGTCATCTTCTCTGCTTTGTCATCAAACGTCTTCAGCTGCAACGAGCTGTAGTACTGCTGCATGGAGTAGTAAGGCGAACCACCCTGATATGTCGTGAAGGAGAAACCAAATACATGGTCTTTACCTTCACCTTTTGTTAGACGGGTACCCAGATTGAAAATATCGTCCCATGTCATGTTGTCTGTTGGCGGTTCCACGCCTGCTTTTGCAAACATGCCCTTGTTATAGAACAAAGCCGATGAGGAGAACGTTGGTGTCAATGCATAAATGCTCTGATCTCCAAGGTCCTTAATTCCCTCCAGTACACTAGGCACGATATCACTGGTATCAAACTTATCTTCCTGCATCAGTGGGTCCAGCTGTTTCACCAGATTCTCCTGAATTAATGATTTCACTGTGGCGGTATCAGCAACGATAACGTCAACCGGGTTATCCCCAGTCATAATCTTCTTCAGACTCTCCATCGTATCCGGAACTTCCGGCTGTTCTTCCGTGTTGCCATACCCATACATGCTGCTCTGATCAACAGCAGCCACAATTTCGATGGTTACATTGGGATGTGTCAATTCAAAAGCATCGGTGAACTGCTGACGGAAGTAACTGTCATCCTGTCCTCCCCACAACGTTGCCACACGTAATACACGCTGTTCCGTATCCTTGGCCTCACTTGCCGTACAGCCGGCAATCAGCGGCAGTGCCAGCGTCGCAGTAGCGATGACAGCCAGCACACGTTTTCCCCACAACCTGTTCTTCATCTTCCAATTCCCCCTCATTAATTATCTTGGTGGCGTAATAACAATACGTTCACCGTCAAATTCCAATGTAGCCCGATTATCAATGGATAAGGCCTCCAGATACTCTTTTGGCACCTGAAGCCGTCCTGCACGGTCAATAATGACAAATGCTTCGTGAATGTCCGGCATACCCGTTTCGGACAAGTTATGTTCATCATCCAGATTCGGGTTGCGTTTCACAAACTCGGTACTGGTCAAGCCATCCCGAATCGCAACGATCCGGTCTACCTTGCCAGCAAGCGTCAAGTCATGGGTAACGATGACAATCGTAACGCCAAGTTCCTTGTTCATTCTTCGGAAAATGCCCATGATGGTATCACATGTCTCGGAATCGACCGAACCGGTTGGTTCATCTGCAAGCAGAATTTTGGGACGATTGGATAATGAGATCGCAATCGCTACCCGTTGCTGCTCTCCTCCTGACAATTGATGCAATTTGTTATGCATCCGATCCTTAAGGCCTACCCATTCGAGCAATTGTTTTGCATAAGCACGATCACGCTTGCCTCCCAGAATCATGGGAGTCTCCACATTTTCCAGTGCAGTGAGATAAGGCAGCAAGTTACGACCGTTATTTTGCCAGATAAAACCTACCGTATGACGTTTGTATTCGACCAATTGGGCATCTGTCATCTTAAGCAAATCCCAGTCTCCCACAACGGCCGTACCAGCCGTAGGACGATCAAGCCCGCCCAGAATATTCAGCAGTGTGGACTTACCGCTACCGCTGTTACCGATGATCGCCATCATTTCACCTTGATTGACAGTCAGGTTGAGACCCTGAAGGGCAACGACTTCCACATCGCTGGATTTAAAAATTTTGACAAGTCCTTCGCATTGGATCACGTTTACCTCTCCTCTCCCATTTTGACTGCCTGGTGAACCCGCAATCTGCGAATCTGCCAGAGCAACATCGTTGCACCGATGACCAGCATCACCACGGTGACCCCATACAGTTGCAACATATCCTGCTGTTCAAACACAATCCGGAACGGAGGTACCTGAGCAGATACATTATCCGTCGTTTGCAGGAATGGCAGGAATAAACGACTGGATACCTGACCAATCCCAATACCCAGCAGGATCGACAGCCCCGCTGTGAACACCTGCTCCAGCAGCAGCATACCGCTCAGTTGTGCCCGGGATAACCCCATGGCCCGTAATACACCAAATTGCACAACACGGCCAGACAGGTTGAAGAACCAGTACAGCACGTATCCAATCAACGAGATAATAACGGATACCAGGAAACCAAGGCTCAGAATCCCGAATACGCCACCTCGTGACGGATGTTTACCCTGAGATACCAATTCGGTGCGGACGTCACGCACAGAAGATAACTCAATGCCCTCTGCTGCGAGTTTCTCCATTAATGGAGCCACTTTGGCATCCGGTTCCATTTTCAGCCATACCTCATAAGGAATCAGAGGCACCTGATCATAGATATAATCCAGATTCGCCACGAAAAATGGCATCTGATCCGGATACTGGGCTGGCCAGTAAGGAATGATCCCAAACACGACGAATTCAATCGCCTGTCCCTGTACACCCATGGAGACAAGATCTCCAGTTTTGAGTTTGAATTTGTCAGCAAATTTGGAAGAGATCAACACAGCCCCTTCATATTTACCAAGCAAGTCAAGGTACTTGTAGGGATGTGCCGGGAACAGATCGTTGCGGAACCATGCCACTTGAGCAAAGTCCACATTATCAATTCCGACCAGCATCCCCTGTCCGCCCGATTTACCAGAGACGATAATATTGCCTTTGGTCTGCAGCACTCGTGCTGCATGTTCAACCCCATCTAATCTGCGGAACACTTCGAATGGAGGTTCGGAGTAGATGACTTTGGATGGCTGCGAAGAACCGCCACCGCCTGGAGCACCTCCACCGCCATTTCCTCCACCGGAACCCCCTCCAGCAGAACCTCCTCCTCCATTGCCACCACCTTGTTGACCTCCACCTGTACCGCCATTCTGTCCCGAACCACCAGGTTTAACCTCAGGTGTTCCTTCCCACACAGTCTGCATAATCACATCAGAACCATAACGGTACAAGGTACGCTCAGTGGAATTCAGATCAATCGTCCGAGCAGCAGCCGAGTTGTATACCCCAAGTCCCAGTGTCAGTACAAGAAGGATCATCAGCGGATAATATGAAGAAGATGAACGCGACAACTGTGTTAATGTCAGATACAGCGGGACCGGGAGAAACTTACGACCGATCAGCTGGATGAGCTTCAATATCCATGGGAACAAGCGCAGGAAGAATAGTCCAAGCGCAAAGATCGCGAGTGCGGGTACAAAGAACAGAAACGGCTGTACCTGTAGCTGATCGGTTGTCATTCCCGTCTGGAAGGTCAACATCTGACGTTCATAGAACAGGTAGTATCCATATCCAGCCAGACCCAGCAACACAACGTCCAGGAACCAGCGTTGCCATACTGGAGCACGGTCTGTCCGTGCTTGCCGCCGTTTGGCCGATACAATGGTTGCCCGTGCATAGGTTATCGCAGGGATAAGGGATGCGATGATCGCAACAAGGACCGCTGCTACGCCCAGGAGAATGGCTTCTTTTGATACACCGATCGGAATAGACTTCCGATCTACGAACGAGAGAAAGCCACTTGCTGAACCGATACTCTTGGCCATAAACCAACCGAGAAACGGCCCAATAACGAGCGCAATAGCCCCCAGAAATATGCCTTCAAGCAGGTAGAGAGAGAAGATCTGCCGAGCTGAAGCTCCACGGCTGCGCAATACCGCAATATCACTCTCTTGCTTTTGTAATGACTGTCTGGCATTCATCGCAATAAAATAAAAGACCATCGCAATCATCGGTGCTGCCAAGGTAAACAACATGGTCTGCAATTGCAGACTCTGACTGCGGAACTGCTTGAGCAGATCACCAAAGGTGATGTCCACTTTTGTATCTTTCAGCCGCTGGTACAGATCGATATCCAGCCTTTCCAGCATGGAAGTCAGACCTGATAACTGGCTGGTTTGAATTTCTTTCAGATCAAAGGCATAATACCAACGTGAATTTTGAAGTGGAATCCCTTTTTCCTTCAGTAAAACATCATTAAAAACCGATTCATCCACATAAAGTCCATTCATCATGCCGTCAAATCCTTGTACCCAGTAAGGGCTGTTCGGATCATCTGCCTTGAAGGAACCCGTAATCTTCACACGTAACGTGATATCAAGACCGCTATACACCGGATATTCCAGAATGTCACCGATATGCAGGTCGTTACGGTACATACCCTCTTCCAACATGACTGCCTCAATCGTGTCATCTTTGACCTGGTTTCCAGGTTTCACACCTGCAGAGTAATTCACCTGTGCATCCAGCCCACTCATCGTACCCAGACTCATACTGCGCGCCCTGCTGGCATCCACTTTGGTTGGATCTTCCGGGCTCACCTCTGTGCTGCGAATAGATCTTGAATTCACATACGTATGAAAAGGAAAACCAATATCGCGAGGGACATCCTCACGAATATAACGATCGACTTCATCCAGACCCCGTGTGTCTGTCTTCACGCCACCAGGTGCCTGATAACTCATCAGCAACGAACCGGCTGGCAACCCTTCACTGTTATCCTGCAGCGTTTGCGCGACGACCCGTTTCAACGCACCATCGGCATACATTGGAATACTGACGGTGAACGCTACCGCCACAATCAATCCGATCAGTGTGCTGAAGGTCATCCAGCGCGTGTTCCACATTTTGCGGAACAGCAGCCGAAGCAATGGCAGCCCCATTAGCGTCCCACTACTTTCTGACCTACGGTCAGACCTTTCAGAATCTCGACATCTGTCGATGTCTGCTGTCCAACTTCAACGTCCACTTCACGCTTGCTGCCATCACTCTCCACCACTTGTACATACGTTCTTGAACCGATGGAGCGTAAAGCGGATACAGGAATCACAATCGCGTTCTCGGTACGCTGCGTTACAATCGAGACCGATAGTGGTGTGCCACGTTCGACGCCTTT
Proteins encoded in this region:
- a CDS encoding FtsX-like permease family protein; protein product: MGLPLLRLLFRKMWNTRWMTFSTLIGLIVAVAFTVSIPMYADGALKRVVAQTLQDNSEGLPAGSLLMSYQAPGGVKTDTRGLDEVDRYIREDVPRDIGFPFHTYVNSRSIRSTEVSPEDPTKVDASRARSMSLGTMSGLDAQVNYSAGVKPGNQVKDDTIEAVMLEEGMYRNDLHIGDILEYPVYSGLDITLRVKITGSFKADDPNSPYWVQGFDGMMNGLYVDESVFNDVLLKEKGIPLQNSRWYYAFDLKEIQTSQLSGLTSMLERLDIDLYQRLKDTKVDITFGDLLKQFRSQSLQLQTMLFTLAAPMIAMVFYFIAMNARQSLQKQESDIAVLRSRGASARQIFSLYLLEGIFLGAIALVIGPFLGWFMAKSIGSASGFLSFVDRKSIPIGVSKEAILLGVAAVLVAIIASLIPAITYARATIVSAKRRQARTDRAPVWQRWFLDVVLLGLAGYGYYLFYERQMLTFQTGMTTDQLQVQPFLFFVPALAIFALGLFFLRLFPWILKLIQLIGRKFLPVPLYLTLTQLSRSSSSYYPLMILLVLTLGLGVYNSAAARTIDLNSTERTLYRYGSDVIMQTVWEGTPEVKPGGSGQNGGTGGGQQGGGNGGGGSAGGGSGGGNGGGGAPGGGGSSQPSKVIYSEPPFEVFRRLDGVEHAARVLQTKGNIIVSGKSGGQGMLVGIDNVDFAQVAWFRNDLFPAHPYKYLDLLGKYEGAVLISSKFADKFKLKTGDLVSMGVQGQAIEFVVFGIIPYWPAQYPDQMPFFVANLDYIYDQVPLIPYEVWLKMEPDAKVAPLMEKLAAEGIELSSVRDVRTELVSQGKHPSRGGVFGILSLGFLVSVIISLIGYVLYWFFNLSGRVVQFGVLRAMGLSRAQLSGMLLLEQVFTAGLSILLGIGIGQVSSRLFLPFLQTTDNVSAQVPPFRIVFEQQDMLQLYGVTVVMLVIGATMLLWQIRRLRVHQAVKMGEER
- a CDS encoding ABC transporter ATP-binding protein — translated: MIQCEGLVKIFKSSDVEVVALQGLNLTVNQGEMMAIIGNSGSGKSTLLNILGGLDRPTAGTAVVGDWDLLKMTDAQLVEYKRHTVGFIWQNNGRNLLPYLTALENVETPMILGGKRDRAYAKQLLEWVGLKDRMHNKLHQLSGGEQQRVAIAISLSNRPKILLADEPTGSVDSETCDTIMGIFRRMNKELGVTIVIVTHDLTLAGKVDRIVAIRDGLTSTEFVKRNPNLDDEHNLSETGMPDIHEAFVIIDRAGRLQVPKEYLEALSIDNRATLEFDGERIVITPPR
- a CDS encoding extracellular solute-binding protein, translating into MKNRLWGKRVLAVIATATLALPLIAGCTASEAKDTEQRVLRVATLWGGQDDSYFRQQFTDAFELTHPNVTIEIVAAVDQSSMYGYGNTEEQPEVPDTMESLKKIMTGDNPVDVIVADTATVKSLIQENLVKQLDPLMQEDKFDTSDIVPSVLEGIKDLGDQSIYALTPTFSSSALFYNKGMFAKAGVEPPTDNMTWDDIFNLGTRLTKGEGKDHVFGFSFTTYQGGSPYYSMQQYYSSLQLKTFDDKAEKMTVDSPQWEKVWSTISKLAIDKVIPKGDEPQDQNPSGRYDPVQGDLFLSGKSAMVIGDYSYINQLIDANKNADKMKDFTKVDWDVVTPPVHPEAPEIGGSIYLSNLMAINSAAQNPDDAWELIKYMNSEDWAKIKARSSYEMVSRKSFIKPKDGLDYNIQAFYALKPIPPTNTNLDKMYQKSPGLWQVNEKGMEYFNQVLENKKTPKEALGEWAAKGNEMLEKLKKDPKATFQ